Part of the Coregonus clupeaformis isolate EN_2021a chromosome 31, ASM2061545v1, whole genome shotgun sequence genome, AGTCATAAGGAATAGGAATTGTTCCACTGATGGGCtatcccttacaaaaaaaaaacatgtttttagaacacTTCACGTTTTCACATGTAGTTTCATGTTACCACATCGCTTTACATGTTGTcacgttatcacattaacttcacataagatcacatgtgatcacatgaaaacatgtgtttttggaacacttaacatgtgttcacatgtgaaatgtatgTTTTTTTCCATAAGGAATCATTTTACAGGATAAATAGTGTCCTTCTCAGCAAGAACAGTACGGTTATACCTCATATTTCTTTTATTATTCTACTTCTTCTCAATTTTGCTGGTGTAACTACTTATTTGAAATCTAATACGCCTACTTTTTGACtttgaaaataaattacaaaAGGCTGTGCATTTTTGTAGGCACTCATGTAAGTAGGCTTTGTCATTGACATGTTTATTGTAAGGCATAAAAATGAGAAATGACTAGAATAGGCGAGATTGCCTCTCTGTAAGTGTATATGTGCATGTttgcgtgcatgtgtatgtgtaagtgtgagtgtgcatgcacgtgtacgtgtgtgtgcttgcgcatatgtgtgtacgtgtgagtGTAGTGTCGACTCACATGGATCCAGCCCAGAGTCAGTAGGTTGTTGTGGTCCTGGAAACTAAAGAGCTCCTCCACGTTCTCCATATCACAGTAGTCTGGGCCCGCTGACTGTTTGGGCACCACCACATGGGTCAGCATGAACTCGTTTTGAGTCTGGAAGAAACAAAGGTAACACTTCCTATGAGCTAGTGCATTACAATGCACAACATAGTTGCTAATAACTGCTCATAAGTCTACTGGCACTGACATACTGTTATTGCTACTTTGCAGGATTTGGCACACCCACCTACACACAGCAATCTGAAGCATGCACATGACATACATCAGAAAATGAGAGCAAATTCCGTAGCAACTACAATCAACTTCAAATATTATTCTTGAACTTCGAACATTGAACACCTTACATTggcaacctccctctctcctcctacttGACATAACTATTGTTTGCAGATAGAATGGCACTGAGTACAAATGGTGTCTCCTACAGTATGCTTAGATAAGGTAAACAGTAACCTGGGAAGTTTGACTTTCCCCAATaaactggcagtttgtctacaaataaaAAAGATCAATGTTTGTGTACAGAGCAGAGCATATCTTACCAGTTTTCCACAGAGGACCCCACATGTCTCTATACCCCTGGCTGTGTTACTGTCGGCTAGCAGTAGAAACCTGTAGGTCAGGTCTCTAGGAATGATCACCCGCCTCAGGCCCTCAACCCGTTGATCTGtatggacacacgcacacacacacacacacacacacacgtaagcaCAGTATGTAGAACAACAATAACAGGATGTCAATCAGTGTGACTCATGCAGCACTTTGCAACACAAAAACATGCATCGACAGTGATTAACCAGCTCAAATATATTCAGTATCTATTAATGTACCTCATTATTGACTTCCCTATTACCATACTAATGGATTGTCTCTGAGTAACAATCACTCAATCGAAAATATAGAACCTAGATGTTATATTCTAACTGGAGCAGGACACTCACTATGTACGCCAGCCAGTTTAGCTGCTGGCTTGCTGCTGGGGAGAGGCTGTTTATTGCGGTTTGGGTCGAGACGAACATGGTTCTTGGAGGAGTGAGACAGGCAGGACCCGTCCGTTTGTTCAGGCACTTTAGCGACCGCCTCGTCTCTGCGATTGGCCAGCTCCTGTCTGCGCAGTTGGTCCTCGAAGTAGCGGAACTGCTCCGACTCAATCTGCATCCTGCGCAGCTGTGccaccctctgcctctcctgCTCAACCAGAGACATCCTCTGCAGCTGCTGGCCGCAGCCATCTGCCACCACCGCCTGGCtctgcacacacatacaaacgAGTGCACACATGAACACGCATGTGCACGCACAAACAAAGGTACAGACATAACACTTCAGATCTGTGCCATTTCAATATCAGTACAATTTGTTGATATACATGATCTTACTcctaaacacttctcatcacTACTTACCATAAACTACAACTGTAACTATAAAATGCTGCATTGAAGTATTCACATTCATGAAAAAGTGATACAAATACCACACTGTAACTAATATGAACAGGTGTTGCACGCTAGCACTGGGCTTAGAGCCACAAATAGAGCTTCCAGGCAGCCTCCTAGCTAATCTCAATGAATGTAATGAAAGGTTTGGGTGCTAATCCTTACCTGACTATTGAGATACTCTGTATGTTCCTTGTTGTACTTTTCGTGGAGGAGCTTCTTCAATTGATCTTTCCGCGGAAATGCGACATCTTGCAACTTCTGAGAATAATATCAACTGTGTGAGTGCAGGCAGGGAAACACTTTCTTCCATTAGCAGTGGTACTTTGCAGCTCCAATGGTCAATAAGAGTGGGCCGAATCATTACTTTATGAATAAAAAATTATGAGCCATTCATCTACCATTTCAAAGCACTTAATAGATCATAGTGGCGCTTCTATTGTTTGACAACAAAAGGTAATCTACAGCCCTTTCTAAACTAGTGCTGTCCCTGAGCTGACCTTGGACTCTCTTACCTTAACATACATCACTTAAATCAAAGCAGACCTGAATCCCCCCACTAAGTATGAGGCACCCACTAAGCAGCCTACCactcagccagacagacaggaccCTCGTACCACCCTgccacccctctctccatccctccagccAGGCTAATGAGCCTTGATGTTAATGGGCTTTCTGCAGGGCTGAGCACCACAGGGGTCCACTCACTACAGAAGCCCAAGGGATTACCTTTATTATCACCTGTTTCTCAGGCACACTGCACTGCTGGTAGTCTCGATGGCTGGGGAGTTTCTCTACAAACAGACTAGAACACAACAGAGAGATTGTGGGTGGTTAGACAGATTACAGTTTATGAAGTACTGTAGTGTATTAATCATCAGATAATATACTTGATCTGCCATAAGTACATTGGACATAGCTCAAAGGTTTGCTAATATTACACTCTATCATAGGCCCTAGTCTAGACACAGGTATAAgatactctctctcctctccttacgtGATGAACTTGTTGTAGAGGACGTAGGCGTTCTCCAGGCTGCCCTCCTCCAGGTACACGGCAGCCATGCGCTCCATCTCCACGCCGGAGCGGAAGTAGTGGCGTGGCGTGATCTCCTCGTTGATCTCGATGCTGCAGCCCATCTTGCTGAGGGTCCGCACACGCTCTGCCGCCGTCAGGCTCACGTCTGTGTGATCTGGCTCAGCCGCCAGCTTCTTCTGTTGGGGATCAAAGGTCACCAGGATCAGAGATCAACGTTCAAACACCAGGGTCAGAGTCAGAGAGGACACGGGCAGAACAGTCACAGAGGTCAACTTAAGAGTCAAAGTAATCACAAGCATCAGTGTAGTAGGTGTCCCTAGAAACTGATCAAAGGCTAGTTTTGGTTAGGATAGGACTAAGCATGGATAAGACAACCTGGTTATCAACACCAGCATTAGCACACCTCTACACCCCAGGgcctaaaacaacacattcatcACTAACATTGCATCAGTACCAGCGTCTACATGGGCAGAAAAACCCTAAGGCCAACAGCCTGACACAGCAACACTATCACCCCTAGCAGCAGTACTACTGTAGCTTCTTCTGAAACAGCTAGCATCAACATGGGCTGTCTCCCTCAGTAGTCTCCCAGCCCTCCCTCTCCAGGAGGTCACGTGACCAGACAACATCATCACTGTTCATCCTTCACTGGGACAGGGCGGCCAGAGCAGGCTCAGTGGGCTGAGGATGGGGGGATTGAGGAGGGAGCTGATCCCTCTGAGCCCACTGCTATGCTAGCCCCCACTTTGGCCTGAGCAGCCCTGCTCTGCACCATATTAATGAGCACAGCACAGTATACACTGGACACTGCTGCAGAGTTCCTATAAGGTTACTATTGAATGTGGGTGTCTTATCAAGATTCTACTGGACTCTACAGGGGGATAGAGAACCCATTGCTCGCAGAACATAATGGGCAAAATAATGGGGGAAATGTTTGGACACTCGATGAAGTATCAAATTTAGTCATCCTTTTGGCAGTGACAGTTGAAGCAGGCACGAGCGCTCGCTCTTTTGAGGGCTCGATAATAACATCTCCTTTGTCTAATAATCTATTCATGAGCAGAGGAAGTGAAGTCTGAAGAGGCTAACATCCGCTCTATCCCTCCTTTTCTCCTTCAATCCATTTCTCCCAACCCAGGATGGAGGGATGGTCCTGAATGGAGAGATGAGTCTGAATGTCAGAGCAGCTGCAGTGGGAATACTAATGGGAGTGAGTCAGAGGAAACCGTTGGCGTGGACCCCCCAGACCCACTTGCCCACTAACCCATTCCCACTCTACAGAAGACATCAATACAGCCCACCCACGTGCCTTCCCAGAGCCTCATAACCCCCCTCTGCAGAGTAAACCCATTCACCCCAGCCTTCCATCAGCCTTCCTATACTAACCTTGAATTCTTAAATTCCAAAGACAAGAGCACTCAAGCCCCTCCTTATTCACACCGCCTCTTCACCTCCCACCTATCCCACTTCACACACAGCTCACACCCTCCCCGCTTCACCCCCCACCCTGAGTACCCTTACCACTGACTGACAAGACTCACCAGTGTGCTGAAGCTGAAGCCTTGCTCCATGTTGTCTTTAGACTGCAGGGTCACAGGCTCCAATCTTCCCAGTGTGTCCATCTGTCATCTCCCAAGATTATAGCCCACTGGAGACGAGAGGAGCGAAACCTTAGCTCGGCTAATGGCCATGACTCTATTGTGTAATAGACTGAGAGACACATTCATGCTGTCCACAGAGACAGTTTACCCTCGGTAGTAGTCATATAAATGATCAAGACCTTGGTTTATAACCTGACTTGCATTACAGTGTACAGTATGTAGTATGACCGACATTTATCTTTTGACTATTGGATTTGTTTTGCTTTTTCAGCCGAATAGTTTTTCTATGTTGTTTCATAGCACACGAGTCTCCAAAAGCAGCCTCTCAATCAAATTCTAACAGGTTTTTCAAAAAAAGCTAAACATGCCCCCAAGAAAATGTGCTACTGTTGCTATGACAGCTTGTAACCAAGCAGCAAAATAGGGTGAGTCATGAACATATTTTGCTGAGATGAAATCCTTGATGGGCTTTATCTAGCTTGGTCAATTATCAGATTTCAGCAGCCTTTAATCATCCGGGTTCCCTCTACTCTTCAATCCCAGAATTACTCTTTGATACTGCAACAGATTCGAAAGCAAGATGTTGCCATACATTCAAACCCTTTCCATTACTCAGTGATATGCAGTGATAGTCTGGTTGatgctgccatggaaacccatcaTGTACAGTACAAAATCGGAACATGGTGTGAAATCTAGGTGTAATTAACACTGCTTGAGGCTGACTGTAATGTGAAGAAAAAAATGACTTGAAGTCAGTGACCGTAAAATTATCATATTTCTGCAGTTAATAATTGTATTTAATCATATCAAAAATGTGGTTAGAATTCTGAAATCTTTTCACTCCAGCAACGAAATGTGAAAAGGAATGTTAAACAAGTCCTTTATAATCCAAAGTGTGCCACAAATAGAAACATTGACCTCTGTAGTGAATATATATTGTTTtaaatctccagcaccaccccaacatcaacattcAGTATGTGAAAATtgcgcgtttctatgttttgtagtaaagaatagaggaagataagtgtttgaaatgacatcatcggtgtgcatcGAGTGAATTTAACCAATTGTGAGTAGGCTCCACTAATTGCTTACTAATTGGTTGATTATGTAATTGGAAACACTaatcttcctctctctttttttaCGAACACAGCATGACTCTCTAACTTGATGCATGAAAAATCAACTATGATTCTGAAGACTAAGATTTTGAGTTTTTGTGTCTTATTTTAAATACATGTAACATTTTGACCTGCATTTTGTACATTTTCACCCCAAATTCTCATTACCGAAATGCGTCTGGATTAAATTCTCGGGTCAATTTTCCTTTAGAAAACAGAACTTATTTGAATAAAACAAAATATGTTGCTGTAGTTTGTCCATAACTCATAAAAATTGTATATTAGTTGAATTTTATATTAAACTATTATATTTAttatgtaacaacacagtgtctGTAGACGTGTCTAATTGCATAACACTTTTTCAAGTGCCTGTAAAAACGCCACTCCGTTTTTAAATAAAGTTGTATTCACCCATGATGCATCATCTAGAGGAGTTGTCCTTGGATGAGCACAAGTTAATTTACTTTATTTGCTTGTATGCCTTCAGAATGAGGTTCTTAATCTCAAtcctgatcactgcacctgtacacagcccatctgaaattagcccgcccaactacctcatccctatattgttatttattttgctcatttgtaccccagtatctctatttgcacatcatctcttgcacatctatcattccagtgttaatactaattgtaattattttgcactatagcctatttattgccttacctccataacttgctacatttgcacacactgtatatatatgtatttctgttgtatttttgactttgttttgttttaccccatatgtaactctgtgttgttgtttttatcgcactgctttgctttatcttggccaggtcgcagttgtaaatgagaacttgttctcaactggtttacctggttaaataaaggtgaaataaaataaaaacacccCATTTACCCCACTTGGCCTTCTCATTACCGAAACAGCTAAAAAGCTCAAATTGGTAAAATGTCAGAGAACCATTACCTTACTAACATGGAGGCATGAATGGGCTTTAGTGATGTGGTCAATTATTTGCTGACTCATAATGGCTGTCTCCTATTATTTGAGGATTGAGCTAAGTGCCTCTCATAACCGATACACACATTTCTCATTACCACATCATTTTTAGGTCCGTTTTGGTAATGTGAACCATAATTTCTAATTCTACTAGGACCACTCCTTAAACCGATTGCACAGATTTTTTTGTAAAACAATAGTTATTTGATTAAGTAGGGTTTGTCATGAAATACGGGGTGTATAAACCCCATTTAACTTACTTTAAGCCACAATCGGCAGTATATGTTTCAGCAAAGAGCAACCACTTAAAGGAGGATATCCCCCATTTTGACACGTGTACCTATACTGTTGTTTGATATCCCAAGACAGTTTTTGATCTGTATCTCACATATTTCGATACTTTATAGGGATATTGTGTTATGCCGTTTGCATTCCCACTCAATCCGGAAATACATCTAAAATACCTTACAACCACAAATATCAAAATCCTATTACACAAAGCAAATTTTACCAGTACAGACCGtggaaaaaatcacattgtaggtggctgactaaatattttttccccactgtatatat contains:
- the LOC121547333 gene encoding AMSH-like protease isoform X1, giving the protein MDTLGRLEPVTLQSKDNMEQGFSFSTLKKLAAEPDHTDVSLTAAERVRTLSKMGCSIEINEEITPRHYFRSGVEMERMAAVYLEEGSLENAYVLYNKFITLFVEKLPSHRDYQQCSVPEKQVIIKKLQDVAFPRKDQLKKLLHEKYNKEHTEYLNSQSQAVVADGCGQQLQRMSLVEQERQRVAQLRRMQIESEQFRYFEDQLRRQELANRRDEAVAKVPEQTDGSCLSHSSKNHVRLDPNRNKQPLPSSKPAAKLAGVHNQRVEGLRRVIIPRDLTYRFLLLADSNTARGIETCGVLCGKLTQNEFMLTHVVVPKQSAGPDYCDMENVEELFSFQDHNNLLTLGWIHTHPTQTAFLSSVDLHTHGSYQLMLPEAIAIVCSPKHNDTGVFRLTSSGMGEVAACRLKGFHPHSKDPPLFSICRHVVIKDWKTTVLDLR
- the LOC121547333 gene encoding AMSH-like protease isoform X3, producing MGCSIEINEEITPRHYFRSGVEMERMAAVYLEEGSLENAYVLYNKFITLFVEKLPSHRDYQQCSVPEKQVIIKKLQDVAFPRKDQLKKLLHEKYNKEHTEYLNSQSQAVVADGCGQQLQRMSLVEQERQRVAQLRRMQIESEQFRYFEDQLRRQELANRRDEAVAKVPEQTDGSCLSHSSKNHVRLDPNRNKQPLPSSKPAAKLAGVHNQRVEGLRRVIIPRDLTYRFLLLADSNTARGIETCGVLCGKLTQNEFMLTHVVVPKQSAGPDYCDMENVEELFSFQDHNNLLTLGWIHTHPTQTAFLSSVDLHTHGSYQLMLPEAIAIVCSPKHNDTGVFRLTSSGMGEVAACRLKGFHPHSKDPPLFSICRHVVIKDWKTTVLDLR
- the LOC121547333 gene encoding AMSH-like protease isoform X2 yields the protein MDTLGRLEPVTLQSKDNMEQGFSFSTLKKLAAEPDHTDVSLTAAERVRTLSKMGCSIEINEEITPRHYFRSGVEMERMAAVYLEEGSLENAYVLYNKFITLFVEKLPSHRDYQQCSVPEKQKLQDVAFPRKDQLKKLLHEKYNKEHTEYLNSQSQAVVADGCGQQLQRMSLVEQERQRVAQLRRMQIESEQFRYFEDQLRRQELANRRDEAVAKVPEQTDGSCLSHSSKNHVRLDPNRNKQPLPSSKPAAKLAGVHNQRVEGLRRVIIPRDLTYRFLLLADSNTARGIETCGVLCGKLTQNEFMLTHVVVPKQSAGPDYCDMENVEELFSFQDHNNLLTLGWIHTHPTQTAFLSSVDLHTHGSYQLMLPEAIAIVCSPKHNDTGVFRLTSSGMGEVAACRLKGFHPHSKDPPLFSICRHVVIKDWKTTVLDLR